Sequence from the Sphingosinicella ginsenosidimutans genome:
CCGCTCCCGGTCATCGGCCGCAGCCGTGGCCGCACGTTCGGCAGCGTCTATCAGCCACTGCTCCTCATTGAATTTGCTGCAATGGCTTGAAATCGCCTTGAAGGGGATGAGATCTGGATGGAGCCGGTTTGCCTGCGGCTCAGGACAATCGGCCCAGAGATCGGAATCCACGATCATGAGCTCGACGGCTGGCCTCAGCTTACCGGATGCATTCAGCGTGGAATGCGTATTGGCGAGATCAAGCTTATTCTGCTTGGTCAGGCGTCGTGGATAAGCCGAAAGCGCCGAGGCTTGGCGAACCTGCATATCAATCCCGGCGATGGCAGCGGGGTAATTCGTGAAGTGGAAGTTGGCGTCGTTGCCGACCTTGGTTGCGAGCCCTTTTTCGTCTTTCCCCGCACAACGTAGCCGGACCAGCGAGGCAATGGTGAACCGCTTTGCGCCGCAATCGGCGACCAGATCGCATATTGCCTTGTCGGCGGCGAGCGCTCGGTCGAGATAGCGCTTGCCGGTAAGAAAGCCGGTGAGTTCCTCCGCCGCCGGCAATACGAGCTCGCCCGCCGCGGCAAAATGGTCCTCCCCCGTCCCAAGAGTTGGCCAGCAGGCGTCCTTAGCCAGTCGTTCCGCAATCTTGGTTGCAAAGCGATCAGGGCTGGCATGGCCGTTGCCAACCAGCGCCTTAAAGGCGTCCGCACCATAGCGGCCGAACCAATCTGCCCTAAGCAGATCGATGGTCAGTTCGACGGCTTGATCGATAAGCCAGTCGTTCCAAACATGGTCGGTGATCTCGCTGCGATCCGTGTTGAGATCAAACGGCGCGCTGACGCTGATCGCGCAGCCGGTGCGCGAGGATGGCGCCTTCAAGGGATAATAAAAGTGGCCATGTTGTTCGAGGTCGATCCGCCGACGTGCGATCGAGACCGAGACTGCAATCTTCAACCGCCCGCCCGGCATCTTGTAATAGGCGGGGAAACGGCGTGCCGCATGCTCAGCGGGAATCGCGACCGATCGGGAGAATTCCTCTTCTTGAAAAGGTGCACCCTTGTCGCCGCCGTCGATGAGTCTTCCATTTCGCGCCACCATTGAAACGCCTGCGGCCCGGCAGCGCCCGATCTTGGCCTCTTGCTTCCAACGCAGCATTCGACCCGTGCGGATCGAACGAACGTTCACCTCGCGGAGGCCTCGCTTCTTGCCGCTGTGGGCTAGCTTGACCAAAGTGTCCGGCATGCTCGCCGCCATCAAACCGAGGGCATGCTGTTCGCGTTCGACAGTGAAGGCTTCAAGCCTCTCGGTCGATTCCTGCCGATAGGGCAGGTGGATGCGGACCCCTTTTTCGCCCCGCCATGCCGGATCTCGCTCGCGTCCTGTTTCCTGGGTTTGAAGATCAAGGAGCGCGACTTGCCCGTTGGAGCGCACATGAATCTCATTCCCGAAGCGAAAGAGTGAGCGCAGGCCGAAATTCTTCGATCCGATGCCGTTCTCCTTCTCGGCTACGACTTCGCCATCGCGGCTGCCCATGACGTTGCCAGTGCCGACAATGACCGACAGGCGCTCCCAACCACTGCGGTCGATATTTTTGCCGGTCCCGCAGATCTCCAGTGAGCGACTGCCGAAGGTGAGCGTCAGCCTCTCGCCGCCGCCGTCATATTCGTTCTGGATGAGCTCGCGCAGCACATCGCCTGCATCGTGTCCGGCGACGAATTGCTCGATGACGCTCGAACCGATCCGGGTTCGTCGGCTGCCGCTGAAATCGGGCCGCTGGTAGTCAGGTTCATCGAAGGGGCGGGGTTCGGTGGGAGTTACGCCGCGCTTCCTAGGCGATCGGCTTGCAGGCATGGGCGCAGATGCCGATCCTGAACTCTCCAGCTCTTCTATCGTCGTCGCCAACTGCCGCCCCCGTTCTTGCATCCCGTCCCCGGAGAACCGATCAGCATCCGAATTGCCACAGCGGTCAACTCACGGGCATCGGCCGCTCCACCCTCTACGAATTGATCGCCTCGGATGATATCGAGACGGTCAAGGTGGGTCGGTCCAACTTCATCTTGTATCGCAGCCTTCGGTGTCTGTTTGAAAGGCACTAGCCTCTGCTAGTCTCGCCACATTTGGCGGAGCAACAGCATTGGCGGAACTATTGCCCGGCATCGACATCGCCGTCCGGATCGAACCTCGGGAATTTCTTGAGCGCATGGCCGACATTGCCGAGAAGGACGAACGGTTCTCCGTCGAACGGCACTACGATTCCGCGCTGCTGCGCAACAGGCTCGACATCGTGAATTTCCGATATCATGGCAGCAGTCCACACACGGGGGTGGGCGGGCAATTGATCGCGCGCGACGATATCCCTGGCCGGATATTGGTCGAGATGCGAGCGGAATGCTGGGCTCCCGATCCGCCTACGCGTGCAATCTATTGCGCCGCCGCAAACGGGCTGATGCTGCCGTTGTTGAAGGCCTACAATCGCACCTACTCAACGCGACATCGCTTCAGGATTCAGAAGGCGGTCCTGAAAGGGACCAAGCTTTCACCACGGACCAAGATCTTGTTCGAGCGGTTTGCCGTCTTAGCCAACACGGCGTCTCTTCATCCCCTCGATTGGGGGCGCTTCTACGCGTTGGTGCGCGAAGGTCGGCAGGAACTCCCGGGGCACGAGCTCCGCGCCATGTTGGTCGCCCGCGGCTTTTCGAACCAGAAGGCCGAGCATCTGTCCGAAGTTTACGGCCACCTCTGGAACTTCAAGCGCCACAAGTGGTGACAGCGTGCGGGCAGCGGGGTTCAGGCCGTTCGTCCGAGTTCTGGGCCCGCAGTTTCCAACCTGCGCAATCGCTCGCGTGCGCCTGCGGCAAACCACCGACTCACCCTCTCCATGTAGCGCGCAACGGGCTATCGGGACTCGAACCTCTCTAGCAGAAATTCCCGAGGTATCGATCAGGGTATCGAGCGGATGGCTTTGAAAAACTACATCTAATATCAACTAGATAGATGTGTTTTCGAGTCCTCTCCTGGCACCATTTCCCGACGAACGATGATCCCGCTGGCGGCCTCCGGGCTTGCCGGCCGGCGCGAAGGCGCCGGCCATTGGGTCGCTATTGGGCGGACAGGGTCTGGCGATACCAGGCGACGAGATCGTCGTGCATCTGGTGGAGCGTCGCCGGGTTCATGTAGACCATGTGCCCCGATTGATAATAACGGAAGCCGACGTTGCGCTGCAGATTGTCGTCGAGCAGCATGTGGTTGACGTCGAACTCGGTTCCGAAAAACGGCGTCGCGAGATCGAAATAGCCGTTGAGAAACAGCACCTTTAGATAGGGATTGGTGCGCATCGTATAGGCCAGATCGACGGCCGTGTTGGGCGAGGTCTGGCCGCCGAAGGCGCCGCCGCGGGTTCCGGGCGGACGATGGTTCCAGTCCCAGCGGAAATCGGGCGTCCGGGCGGAGACGTTATAGGGAAGCTCGGTCCGGTAGCCGAGCGTGTGGCGCGCATAATCCTGGAAGCTCGCGACGAACGCACCGGTGGTCGCGGTCGAGGCCGGATCGTCGGTCGGGCTGTCGGCATTGGCGTCGGTCGGGTTGAGCAGATAGCGCGAATCGAGCCGCCCGACGACCTGCCGCCGATCGCGCAGCAGCTCGGTTTCGAAATGGCGCAGATCGACACGAAGGTTCGCGCGCAGGATATAGTCCGGGCTGATGCCGATATATTGCGACATCTGCTGCGCGATCTGCTGCGCCTCCGCCGCGGGAAGGGTCGAGCCCTTGGCGAGCGCTGCGGCATAGGGGCCGCTGGCGAAGGCGCGGACCTGGTCCAGGAAGGCCGGGAGATCCGCCGGCCGGTTCGGCAGGTGGTTGTGATACCAGGCCGTCGCGGCATAGCTCGGCAGCAGCACGAGATAGTCCTGGTCATAGCCCGGCTGGCGGACCCCGTAATTGAGGATCGAGGACAGGAACACGATGCCGTTGAGGCTGAGGCCGCCTTCCTCCAGCTTCGCGGCGACGGCGCCATTGCGCAGCGTGCCATAGCTTTCGCCGAACAGGAATTTGGGGCTCGACCAGCGGCCGTTGATCGTGACGTAGCGTTCGATCGCGCGGGCGAAGGCGTCGGCATCCTGGTCGACGCCCCAGAAATCACGACCCGTCTTCTCGCCGAGCGGGCGCGACCAGCCGGCGCCGACGGCATCGATGAACACCATGTCCGTGGCGTCGATCAGCGAATCGGGATTCGGCCCGAAGGCATAGGGCGCTGGATGGATGTAGACGGGCTCGCCCGTCTGCACGCGGACCGGCGCGAAGCTGCCCATGTGCAGCCAGACCGTCGCCGAGCCGGGCCCGCCATTGTAGAAGAAGGTTACAGGCCGGTCGCGCGCCGGGACGCCGTCGCGCGTATAAGCCGTGTAGAAGATCGAGGCGGTCGGCTTGCCGTCGCCGTCCCGGATGGTGAGCGTGCCCGCGGTCGCCGTATAGGCGATGCGCTGACCGCCGACCGTGACCGAACCGTGGCTGACGGACGTATGCTCATCGACCGCCGGCCGCGCCCAGGCGTCCTCGACCTCGGCGATCATCGCATCGCGATGGGTGCGCTGCGCCTGGGCGTGGGTCGCCGCGCGTTCCTGCTGGTCGGGCTGGTCGGAAGCGCCGGGCCGGGCCTGCGCAAGGGCGGCGCCGGCGGTCGTGGCGAGCATCAGGACAATGATAGAAGCGAGCCGCATCGTATTGATTCCCTCCCGT
This genomic interval carries:
- a CDS encoding S10 family peptidase, which codes for MRLASIIVLMLATTAGAALAQARPGASDQPDQQERAATHAQAQRTHRDAMIAEVEDAWARPAVDEHTSVSHGSVTVGGQRIAYTATAGTLTIRDGDGKPTASIFYTAYTRDGVPARDRPVTFFYNGGPGSATVWLHMGSFAPVRVQTGEPVYIHPAPYAFGPNPDSLIDATDMVFIDAVGAGWSRPLGEKTGRDFWGVDQDADAFARAIERYVTINGRWSSPKFLFGESYGTLRNGAVAAKLEEGGLSLNGIVFLSSILNYGVRQPGYDQDYLVLLPSYAATAWYHNHLPNRPADLPAFLDQVRAFASGPYAAALAKGSTLPAAEAQQIAQQMSQYIGISPDYILRANLRVDLRHFETELLRDRRQVVGRLDSRYLLNPTDANADSPTDDPASTATTGAFVASFQDYARHTLGYRTELPYNVSARTPDFRWDWNHRPPGTRGGAFGGQTSPNTAVDLAYTMRTNPYLKVLFLNGYFDLATPFFGTEFDVNHMLLDDNLQRNVGFRYYQSGHMVYMNPATLHQMHDDLVAWYRQTLSAQ